The Natator depressus isolate rNatDep1 chromosome 11, rNatDep2.hap1, whole genome shotgun sequence genome includes a window with the following:
- the LOC141995684 gene encoding uncharacterized protein LOC141995684 — protein MSFLEIVCSNAGNEKTCCSHTEYRHPLFLALTKEKRRTAEAAKQSVLEILRDTLKKNQVLVEKPTEWLLRNNGDPKFWMLTAELVRDLISVLEAVTFMEDLSEKNIFARVYPKSEDKTIYLGPQFWEASKHLAKDSQLGMLIHEASHFLRTDIITYEDVSVDRRGLMETTNSMSLHNANFVPLSGAVLNANIEYVFELTLNHKGKYENAQYSCCGEIARNSVCEKAVPAEFFSSLFNGSLSISPDIEKILKESLLPATGRVTRLLDELREIADAIDKIHKGATIASIAGGTVGIAGGITTIVGLCLAPVTFGASLIVSLTGFAVATAGGLTSAAATTTDMVASKVKKETVEKLLLECQSELEHIKDYTESIAEKIQRLIDYENSGFVFAFAQIGSGAGRTVLNTLKIVKAGQLLATAGRIARFAGAATHILIAVTLGLDVFFVARDSMELHKGAKTELAAKIREAVNEIEQVIGEVNEMCTALTAGTQK, from the exons ATGAGTTTCCTGGAAATAGTGTGCAGCAATGCAGGAAATGAAAaaacatgctgcagtcacacagaATACAGACATCCACTGTTCTTAGCGCtaacaaaggaaaagagaagaactGCAGAAGCAGCAAAGCAGAGTGTACTGGAGATCCTGAGAGATACCCTCAAGAAGAATCAAGTCCTTGTGGAAAAGCCTACGGAGTGGCTTCTCCGTAACAATGGAGATCCCAAGTTCTGGATGCTGACAGCCGAGTTGGTTAGAGACCTCATCTCAGTGCTTGAGGCAGTGACGTTTATGGAGGACCTTTCTGAAAAGAATATTTTTGCAAGAGTTTATCCAAAATCTGAAGACAAAACCATTTATTTGGGCCCACAATTCTGGGAGGCTTCTAAACATCTTGCAAAAGATTCCCAGCTGGGAATGCTAATCCACGAAGCATCTCACTTCCTGCGTACAGATATCATCACTTATGAGGATGTCTCTGTTGATCGCAGAGGGCTGATGGAAACAACTAATTCAATGAGTCTGCATAATGCAAACTTTGTTCCACTTTCAGGAGCAGTATTAAATGCTAACATTGAATACGTGTTTGAACTTACCCTAAATCACAAAGGAAAATACGAGAATGCACAATACTCGTGTTGTGGGGAAATAGCAAGGAATTCAGTCTGTGAGAAAGCTGTGCCTGCTGAATTTTTCAGTAGCCTTTTCAATGGAAG tTTGTCAATAAGTCCAGACATTGAAAAAATACTGAAGGAGTCATTATTGCCAGCAACAGGCAGAGTGACGAGACTCTTAGATGAGCTTCGGGAAATTGCAGATGCTATTGACAAGATCCACAAAGGAGCGACAATAGCAAGCATTGCTGGAGGGACAGTGGGAATTGCCGGGGGGATAACGACCATCGTAGGCCTCTGTCTTGCTCCTGTTACATTTGGAGCATCCCTGATAGTCTCTCTTACGGGGTTTGCTGTTGCTACAGCAGGGGGATTGACCAGTGCAGCCGCAACCACCACAGATATGGTGGCAAGTAAAGTCAAGAAGGAGACAGTAGAGAAGCTCTTACTGGAGTGTCAGTCCGAGCTGGAACATATCAAAGACTATACAGAAAGCATAGCTGAAAAAATCCAAAGATTGATAGATTATGAAAATAGTGGGTTTGTGTTTGCATTCGCACAGATAGGGTCAGGGGCAGGACGAACTGTTCTTAACACCTTAAAAATAGTCAAAGCTGGGCAGCTCCTGGCTACTGCTGGTAGAATTGCAAGATTTGCAGGAGCTGCTACCCACATTCTAATAGCTGTCACCCTGGGGTTAGATGTTTTCTTTGTAGCAAGGGATTCTATGGAACTCCACAAAGGCGCAAAAACGGAGCTGGCAGCTAAAATCCGAGAAGCCGTCAATGAAATAGAGCAAGTGATTGGCGAAGTCAACGAAATGTGCACGGCCCTAACCGCAGGTACACAAAAGTAA